The genomic interval ATTTACCCATGACCTCAATGATTAATAAAGGTTACAATAGCTATTTTTTTATTGATCGACAGGGTTAATTTTGACGGTACACGTTATTCGTATTGCAACGCGAAAAAGTCCCTTAGCCTTATGGCAGGCTAAACATGTTGCGGCTAAATTAGAAAGTGCTTTTCCACAGCTTAAAACCGAATTGGTTACGATGGTGACCCAAGGCGATAAAATATTAGATACGCCTTTAGCCAAAATAGGGGGAAAAGGTTTATTTGTTAAAGAATTAGAACAAGGAATGCTCGCAGGTTTGGCTGATATTGCCGTTCATTCAATGAAAGATGTCCCCGTTGAATTTCCTCAGGGCTTACATTTAGCGGTTATTTTAGAACGTGAAGACCCACGAGATGCCTTTGTCTCTAATCGTTATCATTCACTGAGTGAACTTCCTGAAAACGCACAAATAGGAACCTGTAGCCTTCGTCGTCAATGCCAGTTAAAAGAACGATTTCCAAACGCTGAAATTTTACCTTTACGCGGCAATGTTAATACCCGATTAGCCAAATTAGATGCGGGTGAGTTTGATGCGATTATTTTAGCCGCCGCAGGATTAAAACGGCTTGGAATGGCGGATAGAATTACGGAATGCCTTGATAGTACCCTTAGTTTGCCTGCGATTGGGCAGGGGGCTATTGGAATTGAGGCCCGTAGTGATGATAAAGAAATTAACCAGATTTTACAAACACTCAAGGATGATGCAACCAGCATTCGTTTAACCGCTGAAAGAGCGATGAACGCGCGGTTACAAGGCGGATGCCAAGTACCGATTGCAGGCTTTGCTGAAATCAAAGATCAACAATTATTTATGCGCGGTTTAGTCGGTCGTCCTGATGGCTCTCTTATTTATCGTGCCGAGCGAACAGGGTCTATTGAGGATGCAGCTAAAATTGGGATAGAAATTGCAGATGATTTATTAAGGCAGGGCGCGGATAAAGTGTTAGCCGCCCTCTATTCATAGTCTTATATTATGGCGGGTTTACGGGATTCAAACATACTGGTAACGCGCCCCGTTCCACAAGCAAACGACCTTGCTTTATTAATTGAACAACAAAAAGGCCACGCGGTTATTTTTCCAACCTTAGCGATTGAACCTTTAAAGGATGTCATTTCAGTCGAAAAACGTTTAGAAAATATCGCGTGTTATCAATGGCTTGTTTTTATTAGTGCGAATGCCGTAAATTTTGCTCATCAAGCCAATAAGGGCAAAATAGAAAATTTCAAACGACTTAAAATTGCCGCCATAGGCAAGGCGACCACAAAAGCATTAAAAAATAAAGGCTTAAGCGTGGACTTAACGCCTGACTCAGGTTTTAATAGCGAAGCCTTATTAAAAAGGCCAATTTTACACGCCATTAAAGGGCAACGTTTTTTAATTATACGCGGGCAAGGTGGACGAGAAACGTTAGCAAACACATTAAAACAACGGGGAGCCATCGTTGACTATTTAGAAGTTTATCGACGTGTTAAGCCCAAATCAACGGATGATAGTGAAGTCGTTAGCTTATTAAACCAAAAGAAACTGACCGCAATTACAATTACCAGTGGCGAAGCCTTAAATAATTTAATAGCACTATTAGCAGGACGTATAATAGAGACACGACTATTAGAAGTACCACTGATTGTTATCAGTGTTCGATTAAAAGAAATGGCAATCAAATTAGGATTTAGAGACGTACTTGTGAGCGCAAGTCCAGCTAATACAGCAATTATTAAGACAGTAATAACAGTGTGCAATGGGGAAGACTGTGGCCGAAAAAGTAACTGAAGAAAAACAACAAAAAGATGAAATCGTAACAGAACACGTTACCGTAGCAGAAAAAAAATCCAACGCATGGATTGGATCAGTACTTATTGTATTGCTGATTGTAATTATAACGTTTATAGGTTTTTATTTTTTGCAACAGTTAGGCATTAAGCAAGACGATCAGCAGCTAAAAATAGGGAATGAAAACCTACGAATTTTTGAGTTAACGAAGCAATTGAATAGCATTCAATCGCAACTCGCGTCCACACAATCACAGCTGACCTCTGTTGATGCCGATGTCACCGATACGGATAATGTCTTTAATAAACGATTGTCTGAATTTTCAAAACGTAATGATGAAAAATTAGAAGCGACTCATGCCGATTTAAGACAAACTATTTTACGGCTACAACGGCAATTAGGTAAGACACGCGGTGACTGGCTAATGGCCGACGCGGAATACTTATTAAGTGTTGCCAACCAAAGACTGTATTTAATGGATGATTTAAACACCTCGCATGAAGCTTTAACGGCCGCCGATCAACGGTTGCGTGAAAGTGGGGATGCGGCGGCCTTTAAAGTCAGAGAACAAATTGCAAAAGAAATTGCCTCCCTCAAAGAAATCACGGTGAATGATGTTGTTGGGAGTTATGCGCGGTTACAATTATTAATTGAAAAGGTTGGCACCTTAACTCTTATTTTACCGTATGCCGCCAAACCACTGGTTGGATCTAAAGTAGTGAGTGGGCATAAAGAAGGGGCAGCCGATACGCATAGCCTAACGAATCAAGTCTTAAAACAATTAGATGGTTATGCAACGATTCGCCATTCAGATCATGTGGTTGATAAAATATTAACCGCAGAAGAAGCTAAATTGATTAAACAACAATTAAGCATCAAGTTAGAAATGATTAAAATCACCTTGGTACAGAAAAACAAATCACTTTATGAGACCAGTGTTCACGACGCATTAAACTGGTTAAAGCTTAATTTTACCCAAAATAAAAGTGCGAAGTTTTTTGTAACCGAATTAAATCAGCTTAATAAAATTCAAGTCCATGCCAAATTACCTGATATCAGCCTTTCATTAAAAATGTTACGTGATATTACCAAGCTTCGAATTGAAACAGATAAAGCGTTACAAGCCGACGAGGATGTTAAAAAAGCGACTGAACTTGAACAAAAATTAAAAAAATCAGTTGTTAATCCCAGCGTAAAGAAGCCAAGTAAAACCGATAATAAAGCGACTACGGATAAGACGAAAAAGACAACCGAACCCGTGACTCCCGAAAAAACAACCGTTACGCCCAAAACAACACCTAAGTAATAAAATAGAGACTCAATAATGAACAAAAAAAAGATTATTTATTTTCTAAGCTTAGCTTTTATAATAGCAATACCGCTGTATTTTATTTATGCTTGGCTAAGCAGCCAAGAAAACCCAGGTTATGTTTTAATCGGTTTCGGTCATTGGTCGCTAGAAACAACAACCGTTGTTTTTACAATTGCTTTACTCATTAGTTTTGCCGTTTTATACACGACTTTTAGATTATTAGGCTTGTTATTACGCTGGCCGAGTAATGTTATTACACGTCGTCAACACAGTAAATCAGATCGGTCTCAACACGCGCTGATTGAAGGATTAGTCGATTCTGCGGCAGGAAACTGGGAAAATGCCGAAAAAGTATTAATTCGTCATGCCTCTAATAGTGGTGCGCCGTTACTGCATTATTTAACTGCGGCACGGGCCGCACAATCACGGGGTGCGATTGATAAACGGGATGAATACCTTAAAAAAGCGGCGGCTCAAAGCACAAATGTTGATATTGCAGTCGGGCTTACACAAGCCGAATTAAACTTATCAGAACATCAATTTTCTGATGCAGTAAAGACCTTAACCCAATTAAACGCTATTGATCCCACCCATGCCAGCGTTTTAAAATTATTACATCAAGCCTATCAAAATTTAGGTGACTGGGATGGATTGAGAAAACTCATTCCTGCGTTACATAAGCATAAAGTACTCATGGAAGCTGAAATAAAGCTGGTTGAAACCGAAACCTACAGTCGTTTATTAAAACAAGCGGCCGAAAAAGCAAAAGTAGTTGATATTCAGACCTTATGGAAAACCATCCCTTCCCACATTCAAAAGCTGAATGAAATTAAAACGATTTATTTTTCTGCAATGATTATTGCCAGTGGCGGGGCTGAAATTGAAACAGCGGTTGTTGATGCGATTACGGATGACTGGAATGAAACCTTATTGGTTATCTTCGGTAATATTAAATCGAATCATTATGTGAATCAACTATTAACCGCTGAAAAATGGGTCGCCTCTCACCCAGAAAACCCTGTGTTATTACGGATGTTAGGAAAATTAAGTTTAAAATGCGATCAGCCTGATAAAGCGAATGATTACTTATCAAAAAGTATTACCTTAGAGCCGACCGTTGCCGCGTATCAATTACTCGGTGATTTATTTTATAATAAAAATGATAAAAATAAAGCCAGTGAATGTTATAAATACGGCTTAGAATTAGCCTCTAAAAAAATCGAAAATAATGTTGAAGGGATTTATTCCGATGCCACATTATAAACATAACCCCCCTACTTAGTCTTTAAACTCAGACTATTTTCACATTAAAGTAAAAGAGATACATGGCGAATCAAAAACACCCTCAAGGCCTTGATTATAAAAGTGCAGGCGTTGATATAGAAGCGGGAAATCAATTAATTGACCGAATCAAACCTATTGCCGCTAAAACGCGTATTCCAGGCGTTATGGCAGGATTGGGGGGTTTCGGTTCTTTATTTGAACTTCCTTTAGAGCGTTATCAGCAGCCTATTTTAGTCTCAGGTACGGATGGTGTTGGAACTAAATTAAAATTAGCGGTTGAATTAAACCGTCATAATACGATTGGCATTGATTTAGTGGCGATGTGTGTTAATGACATTATTGTTCAAGGAGCCGAATCGTTATTTTTTCTGGATTATTTTGCGACAGGAAAATTAGACATCGAAACTGCAGCCTCGGTTATTGAAGGAATTGGCAAAGGCTGTGAACTCGCAGGAGCTGCATTAGTTGGCGGGGAAACGGCTGAAATGCCTGGAATGTATGCGGACGGTGAGTATGATCTTGCAGGGTTTAGTGTCGGTATTGTTGAAAAATCAAAAATTATTGATGGCAGTCAGGTTAAAGCGAGTGATAAATTAATTGGTATCGCCTCCTCTGGCGCGCATTCTAATGGCTATTCACTTATTCGTAAGGTCATTGAAATGAATGATATTTCTTTGAATGAAACCTTGAATGGAACAACGTTAGGGGAGCTTTTATTAGAACCGACACGTATTTACGTTAAACCATTACTTTCATTATTAAAAGTAGTTAATGTTCACGCCCTTGCTCATATTACAGGCGGCGGCATTACTGAAAATTTACCGCGTGTTTTAGCTGATAATTTAAATGCTAATGTAAAACTAGCGTCATGGACTCAACCTGATGTGTTTGGATGGCTACAAACCCAAGGTAATATTTCCGAGGCGGATATGCTCACCACATTTAATTGCGGCTTGGGAATGATTGTTTGTGTCGCTCCTGAAGATGAACAAGAAACGCTTCGAGTTTTAGAGGAACAAGGGGAAAATGCTTTTTCTGTTGGAGAAATTGTTACTAGTGAAGGCCCTGCAAAAGTTAATTATTTGTAACTTCAATTCACGTTCACTTCGTTTCTAAACAAAGAGACTGTGAATGAAAAAGTTATTAACTGACTATAATACTTTTTTCATCATTCCACTTTTTATTTCCCAAAAATTTAAGTTCAAAGTATCAACTGAAAAATAAAGGATACCAAATAGTGTGGTAGTAGATTTTGCGGCTACCAACTTAAGACAGGACACTATCAAGCAAGACTTAACCTAAACTTGCCCCATCTTAATTGGTAGCCCAAATTCATGCTTGGGTATTGATGACCAACCATGTAACATCTGCTGTGTACTCCAATGAAAAAAAATGCTATAAGTAAGACCATGCAAGATGTCGGTAGGCTTTATGTAGGTTACTTTAACAAGAGTTACAAGAGAACAGGTACTTTGTGGGAAGGTCGGTACAAATCAAGTTTAGTGCAATCTGAATATTATTTGTTAGCAGTTTACAGATACATTGAGTTAAACCCTGTACGTGCTACTATGGTTGACGATCCTGCTGATTATAGTTTCTCCAGTTATCAAATTAATACTTTAGGTAAACGTTCTGATTTATGGATGCCACATAGTGAGTATTTGTTTTTGGGTAATGATGATAAAAATAGGCAACAAAACTATAGGTCATTATTCGAGCAACGACTTAATGATAAGCTAATTGATAACATTCGCAAAATCACGAATAAGGGCATGGCGATTGATAATGAGGATTTTATTGCACAGATTAAGGTGTTAACAGGTCATAATTTGGTTAGTGTAAACAGAGGGAGACCTGTTGGATGAAGAAAGAGAAAATATAATTAACACTGACTCTTTATTTCCCTTTATTTCCCTTAACACTGACCCTTTATTTCTTTATCTGTAATATCAGTGATAATTTTTGAATGATAAACGTTGTTTTATTTCAATTTTGGCAAAGCTTACCCAAAGAAGGCAAATAGCCTAATTTAGTGTAAACCAGAAAAACGATGCAAAAAATTGCTCTTTCGTATCTGGATGTGATTAGGTTTATGCCCTCACACGGTATAGATTACGACCATAACGCCGCTTTGCACGCTCTATACTATTGATTTTTTAAGGTACAGCCGATAATGACTTATATCGCTGGGAATGTCCTACCAAGAACACTGTACTTGTTTTAATGCCCAATTCATTTTAAAAAAATCAACCACTCATAGCGTTCCGCTTTGCAAATCCCCACAGTAACGGATGATATTCAGATAGCTTGTGCCTGCCGTCTACAGGTTAAATACGTTTATATGCTTACCGACACACAAGCCACCCATGTTATTGGTCGCAAATCAGTTGTTAAATCCAACCTTTGCGACAATTACATTTTTTGTATTGCTTAACTTGACTACTTATAGGTAGACTACCAAGAAATAATTTTGCACTATTTTTAACCATTGGTAATAAATTGTCAATAACTTTATTAGGAGATTTTAAAATGGAAATGGGCGACCGAATAAAAAAAACACGGAAAAGTAAAGGATGGAGTCAAACACAATTAGCTGAAAAGATAGGAATTACATCTGGAGGGCTATCTGGATTAGAAACAAACAAAAAATATACCTCAAAAACAACTCTCATTAAACTTAGTGAAGTTTTAAATGTAAGCGCGGATTATTTACTGACTGGAAAAGAGGGAACAAATGAAATAAGTGCAGAAGAACGCGAAATTTTAGATGTTTTACGCAAAGATGCAGCAATGACTAACGCGGTAATGGAAGTTGCCAAAGTTAAAAGAAAAGCAATGAGTTATTTAAGCGGTTACACGGAAATTAATGCACAAGGTTTAGAATCACCTTAAATAATAGCCGTGTACCATTAAAAGTATTAAGGAGCGAATATCAAGAGGTCGGAATAGCAATAACTGGGTAATAATTTTACCTAGCCCAGTTATTTTGTACATATACATAGATAATCAAGGAAAATTAGTTATGTTGGCTCATTTGGTGGCTAAGACGACAAAGCAGAATTAATTTTTAAAAATAGGTTATCTTTTTCACTGTTTAAATTTAAAACCAACTTAGATAGAGCTTCTCTATTTTTTACTGAACCATTGCTTAACGCAAGAACTTTTTCCATTTGATATTTAGAAATATCTAAATTAAAAACCTCTTTTACAAAAGATAGTTTATTTGTTTTTGCATTTCCGATAGTGATTTTCATCAACAACCAACTTTGTAAATTAATATCTTTATTTATACGGGAAATAAGTTCACCTTTACTCGTTTTAGTATTATTAAAAATACTTTCTAAATCAGTAATTTTTTCATCTTTTAGGTTTCGTAACGTAAATAGTATATTTTTGGTTACAACTGCTTTTGAAATATTTTTATTTAGATAAGATATCAAAAGCAAGTCTACAATATGCTCATTTACAAAGTTAAAATCAAATCCATTATCAAATGCGAGATTATGAATCATAATTATATTGATAATATTTCTTCTAAAAATGGGCGATTTTTTATATTGTTTAGCTAGTTTCAAAGCACCGTCATTTTTATTTTCAATTTTCATTTTGTAGATTTGTACAATAGCTTTAAAGTCATCGTCAGATAAAGACTCAACAGATTTATCTAAATAATAAATCTCTTTAATTGTTTCGCTATCGCTTAAAAGAATATTTTTATTTTCTTTAGAAATTCCATTTTTTGATGCTTTTATAAAAAACTTATAAAATCTTTGGAGAAATTTAGATTCATCATCATCATTTAAATTGAGATTGGAATATTTTTCTAAACTATCCAAACCATCAAAATGTTTAATAAGTGTTTTTGGGGCTGGAAGCAATCCTAAAATATCACCCTCATTTTTTATTTTTGTAAGTAATTTTACAGAAGAGTTTGGTGTTGTTTTGACATTCTCGACTCTTATTTTTTCTGGAATAGAGTTTCTTAGAAGATTAAAAGATTTTTTTAATCCTTTAGTTGTAGATATAAAAACATCTTTCTCTTTATCTATAAATTTATTAGACTTGTTCTTTAAGAAGAAGTTAATATATCATGTTAAAATTCCATAGGATAGCCGCTAAAAAAGAAAATAAATCTTTTACACCTTCTTTTTTATTTCTAAACTTGTCAACTAGGCATCTATATCTTTTCATTCCACCGATTACATGCTCAACAATGACTCTTTCACGACTCATCTCTTTGTTTTCTTTTTTTTGATTTTCTGTTAATGTTGGGTTTGGATTATGCTTAGATTTATTTGGTTTTTTATGAGGAATATTTACCGAATTAGTTTTATATTCATTATTAAACCCCAAATAACCTAAATCAATAAATATATTAAAATTACTAAACCAATTTAATTCTGGATTAAATTCTTTTTAAACATTCCATAATCATGATTTTTACCGGAAAACTAACCCCAATATATAAAATTAAATGACCTAAAGAAGCTATAGTGGTATTTTTAATTGTATGCTGTTTTTTTTACCACTGTAAAATTCATTTTGTTCTTCATAGTCACTAGGGCGTTGTACAGCACGCTCTGTAGCATCTATTATCAATGTTTGAACTCCGCCAAAAGCCTGCTGCATTTCTTCAGGGGTTGAAAAACTTGTTGCAGGTAAAACATTAAATATATCTAACGTCTTTATTAAAATTGGAAATAATTTGTATACATGAGTATGGGCGCATGATTTATTCATATTAAAAGAAAACCCTAAGTGATCGAAAGTAGAATAGCACTTCATATAATTTAATATAAATAATAATTTGTCTGCGGGTGTTTTTAATGTGCTATCTAAACCACTACCGTATTTTCTTTCTTTATTTTCATGTTTTTCTTTTTGATCTTCAATAGACTTGTTCTTTAAGAAGAAGTTAATATATCATGTTAAAATTCCATAGGATAGCCGCTAAAAAAGAAAATAAATCTTTTACACCTTCTTTTTTATTTCTAAACTTGTCAACTAGGCATCTATATCTTTTCATTCCACCGATTACATGCTCAACAATGACTCTTTCACGACTCATCTCTTTGTTTTCTTTTTTTGATTTTCAGTTAATGTTGGGTTTGGATTATGCTTAGATTTATTTGGTTTTTTATGAGGAATATTTACCGAATTAGTTTTATATTCATTATTAAACCCCAAATAACCTAAATCAATAAATATATTAAAATTACTAAACCAATTTAATTCTGGATTAAATTCTTTTTTAAACATTCCATAATCATGATTTTTACCTGGAAAACTAACCCCAATATATAAAATTAAATGACCTAAAGAAGCTATAGTGGTATTTTTAATTGTATGCTGTTTTTTTTACCACTGTAAAATTCATTTTGTTCTTCATAGTCACTAGGGCGTTGTACAGCACGCTCTGTAGCATCTA from Methylococcales bacterium carries:
- the hemC gene encoding hydroxymethylbilane synthase, which encodes MTVHVIRIATRKSPLALWQAKHVAAKLESAFPQLKTELVTMVTQGDKILDTPLAKIGGKGLFVKELEQGMLAGLADIAVHSMKDVPVEFPQGLHLAVILEREDPRDAFVSNRYHSLSELPENAQIGTCSLRRQCQLKERFPNAEILPLRGNVNTRLAKLDAGEFDAIILAAAGLKRLGMADRITECLDSTLSLPAIGQGAIGIEARSDDKEINQILQTLKDDATSIRLTAERAMNARLQGGCQVPIAGFAEIKDQQLFMRGLVGRPDGSLIYRAERTGSIEDAAKIGIEIADDLLRQGADKVLAALYS
- a CDS encoding uroporphyrinogen-III synthase — translated: MAGLRDSNILVTRPVPQANDLALLIEQQKGHAVIFPTLAIEPLKDVISVEKRLENIACYQWLVFISANAVNFAHQANKGKIENFKRLKIAAIGKATTKALKNKGLSVDLTPDSGFNSEALLKRPILHAIKGQRFLIIRGQGGRETLANTLKQRGAIVDYLEVYRRVKPKSTDDSEVVSLLNQKKLTAITITSGEALNNLIALLAGRIIETRLLEVPLIVISVRLKEMAIKLGFRDVLVSASPANTAIIKTVITVCNGEDCGRKSN
- a CDS encoding uroporphyrinogen-III C-methyltransferase, with amino-acid sequence MGKTVAEKVTEEKQQKDEIVTEHVTVAEKKSNAWIGSVLIVLLIVIITFIGFYFLQQLGIKQDDQQLKIGNENLRIFELTKQLNSIQSQLASTQSQLTSVDADVTDTDNVFNKRLSEFSKRNDEKLEATHADLRQTILRLQRQLGKTRGDWLMADAEYLLSVANQRLYLMDDLNTSHEALTAADQRLRESGDAAAFKVREQIAKEIASLKEITVNDVVGSYARLQLLIEKVGTLTLILPYAAKPLVGSKVVSGHKEGAADTHSLTNQVLKQLDGYATIRHSDHVVDKILTAEEAKLIKQQLSIKLEMIKITLVQKNKSLYETSVHDALNWLKLNFTQNKSAKFFVTELNQLNKIQVHAKLPDISLSLKMLRDITKLRIETDKALQADEDVKKATELEQKLKKSVVNPSVKKPSKTDNKATTDKTKKTTEPVTPEKTTVTPKTTPK
- a CDS encoding heme biosynthesis HemY N-terminal domain-containing protein translates to MNKKKIIYFLSLAFIIAIPLYFIYAWLSSQENPGYVLIGFGHWSLETTTVVFTIALLISFAVLYTTFRLLGLLLRWPSNVITRRQHSKSDRSQHALIEGLVDSAAGNWENAEKVLIRHASNSGAPLLHYLTAARAAQSRGAIDKRDEYLKKAAAQSTNVDIAVGLTQAELNLSEHQFSDAVKTLTQLNAIDPTHASVLKLLHQAYQNLGDWDGLRKLIPALHKHKVLMEAEIKLVETETYSRLLKQAAEKAKVVDIQTLWKTIPSHIQKLNEIKTIYFSAMIIASGGAEIETAVVDAITDDWNETLLVIFGNIKSNHYVNQLLTAEKWVASHPENPVLLRMLGKLSLKCDQPDKANDYLSKSITLEPTVAAYQLLGDLFYNKNDKNKASECYKYGLELASKKIENNVEGIYSDATL
- the purM gene encoding phosphoribosylformylglycinamidine cyclo-ligase; its protein translation is MANQKHPQGLDYKSAGVDIEAGNQLIDRIKPIAAKTRIPGVMAGLGGFGSLFELPLERYQQPILVSGTDGVGTKLKLAVELNRHNTIGIDLVAMCVNDIIVQGAESLFFLDYFATGKLDIETAASVIEGIGKGCELAGAALVGGETAEMPGMYADGEYDLAGFSVGIVEKSKIIDGSQVKASDKLIGIASSGAHSNGYSLIRKVIEMNDISLNETLNGTTLGELLLEPTRIYVKPLLSLLKVVNVHALAHITGGGITENLPRVLADNLNANVKLASWTQPDVFGWLQTQGNISEADMLTTFNCGLGMIVCVAPEDEQETLRVLEEQGENAFSVGEIVTSEGPAKVNYL
- a CDS encoding helix-turn-helix transcriptional regulator, with protein sequence MEMGDRIKKTRKSKGWSQTQLAEKIGITSGGLSGLETNKKYTSKTTLIKLSEVLNVSADYLLTGKEGTNEISAEEREILDVLRKDAAMTNAVMEVAKVKRKAMSYLSGYTEINAQGLESP
- a CDS encoding transposase family protein, which gives rise to MGFNNEYKTNSVNIPHKKPNKSKHNPNPTLTENQKKENKEMSRERVIVEHVIGGMKRYRCLVDKFRNKKEGVKDLFSFLAAILWNFNMIY
- a CDS encoding transposase family protein — encoded protein: MEDQKEKHENKERKYGSGLDSTLKTPADKLLFILNYMKCYSTFDHLGFSFNMNKSCAHTHVYKLFPILIKTLDIFNVLPATSFSTPEEMQQAFGGVQTLIIDATERAVQRPSDYEEQNEFYSGKKNSIQLKIPL